Sequence from the Paeniglutamicibacter cryotolerans genome:
GGGTGCCGGTGCTGATTTCCAGTCCCTCGAGTTTGTTCAGTCGCGTGATGATCGAGGCTTGGGTCAGGGGCAGGTCCAGGCCGATTTCCGGGTGGCGGTGGATTTCGCGCCGGAGGTCACGAAGTTCGGGATCCAGGGCCTGGGCATCGTGGACGAGTGAGGCAAAGACGGATGGATCATGGGCTGGGGACGTGGGGTTCCCGAGGTGGTTTGTGGTGCTGGAATCGTTGATTGATGCATCGTGGGTCATGGGGTGGGCTCCGATCGGGTGGGTGGGGCAGGTGTGGTTGCGAGGTTTGCTGTGGTGTTTCAGGCGTCTGGTGCGGACCGGCGGTGGCTGGACGGGGTGTTGCAGTGGGCCAAGGCGAGGAGCCCGCTTTCCAGATCCCCGTGCTCCAGTGCGCTGACGATGGCTGAGTGGTCGTCCGCGACGTGTCGGATGTGGTCGGGGGAGGGCCGATGGGTGAGGGTAATGCGGCGTTGGATGGGGTGGGCCCAGACGCCGGAAAGGACTTCGAGGAGATATTCGTTGGGGCACGGTGCCATGAGCAGTTGATGGAATTGCAGTGATGCTTCATAGAATTCCTCACCGTTTTCAGGGGAGACCTGCAGTGTTTCGGTGGCTAGGATGCGTAGTTGATGTAGCTGCAGGGCGGTGTGCTTTCCAAAAACCATCCGGAAGGCTGGTTCCTCCAATGCCGCGCGTACGGTGTAGACGTCGGTGACGGCATCGCGGGAAACATCGCTGACGAAGCAGCCCTTGCCGGAGATCAGTTGAGCCAGTCCGTCGGCGGTGAGTTGAGTCAGGACGTCGCGAATAGGGGTCCGGGAAACATCGAAGCGGGCGGCCAGCTGCTTTTGGATCAGGGGCGTCCCGGGTGCGATGCGGCCGGTGACGATGTCATCACTGAGGATGCGGTGCACCCGGGTGGCCAGGGGCTCCACCATGATTTCGTTCATTGCGCTTCCTTCCCGGCCTGGTGCGAGCCGTGACGTGTACGGAGGGTATTAGGTGGATTCCCGTTGCGGGAACCCACCTTCAAGGTGACCGGTTTCAGCAGAAAATTTGGTGATTGACATCACAAGAATAAAGTGAATACAGTGTATACACACTCGAGGGTGGTTAGGAAACGTCTACCGAACCACATCAAAGTGCGCGGTTCCCATGAAGCGAAACGCCACGGTTTCATCCAAGGAATCACGGCGATGTTGACCTTATGGTCGAATTTTCGAAGCAGCAAGACGTACTCCCATATTGAATGAGTAAATTTATCGAAGGGCATTTCATGCATTCCATCAAGCGTCCGATGGCGGTCTTTTCCGTCGTCCTGGCCACAGCCTTCGCTCTTACTGCCTGCACCAACGCCTCGTCCCAGAACGGGGCAGCCGAACAGAACCCGAGTGGAACCGCGGTCCAGGAGGTGGCCGTCAACGAGGCCGCACGAGCCCTGCTGCCGGCCGATATCCGGGACAAGGGCATTTTGACCATTGCCTCCGATCCCTCCTACGCACCCTTCGAATACTTTGATACCGACGGCAAGACCATGATCGGCTTCGATGTCGACCTGACCGATCATCTGGCCGCTTCATTGGGCCTGAAGCCGGAGCACCAGGCAGCGACCTTCGATACCATCCTGCCGGGCTTGTCATCGGGTAAGTTCGACGTGGGCATGTCCTCCTTTGGCATCAGGCCCGAACGTATGAAGATCGTGGACTTTGTCCCCTATCTCCAAGGAGGTACGGCACTGGGCGTAGCCAAGGGCAACCCGCTGGATCTGCATTTGGAGGACAACAGCATGTGCGGACACACCATTGCCGCGCAGAACGGCTCGATCCAGGCGCTGATCCAGGGCCCCGAATTCTCCAAGGCCTGCACCGACGCCGGGAAGAAGCCGATCGATTTCAAGACCTTCCCGAGCCAGTCCGATGCCAACTTGGCTCTGACCTCCGGCCGGGTCGAGGCCATGCTCTCCACGGGCACGACGATGGCCTACCAGGGCCAGCAGGCCGGGGGTAAATTCGAGGTGGCCAGTGGACCGGATTACCAGCCGGCCGGTGTGGGCATGGCAGTAAAGAAGGGCAGCCAGCTGACCGAGGCGCTGCGCCTGGCCATGCGGGACCTGATCGAGGATCCTGCCTACGCCAAGTTGTATGCGGATTGGAAGATCCCTACCAACAACATGATCACCACTGCCGACTTCGATCGTTATCTCAAATAGGGTCCCGACCCCGACGGTAGCCCCCTCGGAGCCCCGGGTGCTCACACTGCGCCGCAGGGTGATGCTCCTGTTCGGGTGATCCATCACCCGAAAACAACGCTGGCTCGGCCGGTCGCCCCCGAAGGGCGCGACCGGCCGAGCCAGCGTTGTTGAAGCCTCGATCCCGCCGGGAACCGAAGCCGATGGTCCAAACCAAAGTGCCAGCTGACCTTTTAGCCCCAGAAGCCGAGGGCAAACTCCGCGATGACGACGGCGAGCAGGAACGACGCGGTGATCGCGACCAGGCCGACGGGGATGATCTTCCAGCCGATCTTACGCAGCAGCGGAATGTCCTTGCCCAGTGACAAACCGGCCAGGGTGAGCATGACGGTGGCGATGGACAAGAAATCCACGGAGGAGACCAGTGCGGTCAGCGACTTCCCGGCGAAGAACCACGGGCTCGATACGTAGGCTCCGATGGTTGTGATCCAGATGATCGCCGATATCTTCCGGGTGACCTTGCCCAGGAACAGGCCCAGCAGAACCAAGGCCATGAGGAGCGCGTAGCCTCCCACGACCTCCCATTTGAAGCCCTTGGCAGCCACGAATGCGGTGGCCAGGCCCAGGACGGAGAGAACACTCAGGGATACCCACAGCGGCAGATGCACCGGGGCGGAGGACTCGACGACCTTCTCGCGGAAGGCCTTGTTTTCCTCGGCCAGCCTCGCTGCCTCGGTTTCGGCTGCTGCGATCTCGGCGGCGCTCGACGTCGAGGCGGCAACACGTGCCGATTCGACTTCGCGGGCCGTCTGGCGGCGCGTAAGCACCTTGTAGAACTTGTCGGCCAGCGGCAGCGCAATGTAGATGCCGACATATACGCCCAGGATCGTGGTGATCAGGTTGGAGACGGCGGCGATGCCCAGGATGGCTTCCTCCTGGCCCGGGTAGGCGTCGATGATGCTGGCCGCGGAGGCAGCCATCATCGAACCGGAGCCGACGCCGGCACCCATGGCCAGGGCCAGCGGGTCGAAGATCCTCCAGTTGGCCACCAGCGAGGTCAGCAGCGTGATGAACACTGCACCGAAGAGGGTGCCGAACACGTACATGGCGAGCACGCCGCGGTACTGGTCCGAATCCGGGCCGTACTTCTCCGAGACCATGGCGAACGACGGTTCGCGGTCAAGCGAGAACGTGGCGCCAACGGTGGCCTTGCCCATACGCAGCAACACTGCCAGCGGCAGTGCCAGCGCGACGGTGCCCAGCAGGTGCCCCACCTCCTGGAGCAGCAGGGCAGGGCCGGCCTTCACCAGGACGGGCAGCGAAGGGCCGATGTTGAAGGCCAGTCGCGCCACCAACAGCATGACGGCCACGCCAACCAGCGCCGAAGCGACCTTCTGCAGGTCGATGCCCAACGGCTTGAACTTCTGGATGGAGACGATCAGACCCAGGATCAGGCCCCAGACCATCGGGAAAATAACGATCATGCCGATGCCGATGTCCAGCTTGAGCGAGCCGACAAGCTGGACGGCCACCGCGATGACCAGCGCCAATGCGGCAATCGGCAGGGCGGGTTTGAACGAAGACGGGGAGGTCTTCGTGGACTGAGCGCTCATACGAGAGCCTTTCTGTAGTGCGTGTGTGAGTGCGTGCGCCGGGGAGCGGAGGTGCTAGCCGCGCCGGTAGGCGGCGGCCATGAAACGCGCGCGTTCGGCCGGGGACGTTGCAGCGTCCCGAATGGTCCGGGCCAAAGCGGTGCCGGCCTCGAGCATGACCTTGTAGGCATCCGGGGTATCGGCAAGGGCTGCGAAGTCGTGGGAGTGGATCGGGACATTGGCGCCGGGGATCGAGAGCCAGGGATGGAGCGAAGGGATGACCTGAGAAATATTGCCCATGTCGGTGGACCCGCCGCCCATCTTCGCGGCCGGGGAGGTGTCCCGGCCAAACGAGTCCATGGCGGCTGTCCAGTAGGAAGCCAGGGAATCATCTTGCAGCAGCGGCTCGTAGAGCGGTTCCGTGGATTCGAACTCCAAGCTGGTGCCGGTGGATAGCGCCGAACCTTCGAAGCAACGCTTGACCCGTACGAGCAACGACTCGTATTCGGGAAGCGTGAAGGCGCGGCATTCGAACTCGACCACGGCCTTTTCAGCAATGATGTTGGTGACCTGGCCAGCCTCGGCGATGTAGGACGCGACCCGGTGGTCATCCGGGATCTGCTGGCGCAGCAGCCCGATGGCCACTTGGGAGAGCGTGGCCGCATCCGCGGCATTGATGCCCTGGTGCGGCGCGGCAGCGGCGTGGGCGGCCTTGCCGGTGAAGGTGGCACGGTAGCGGCCCACGGCCTGAGCGGTGGTACCGGTGGGATTGTAGGTGATGCCGTCCTGGACCGGATGGACCATGATGGCCAATCCGACGCCATCGAATGCGCCGGCCTCCAGCATGATCGCCTTGCCTCCACCGTGTTCCTCGGCCGGGGTGCCGATTGCCTTGAGCGTGATGCCCAACCGGTCGACATGCGGGGCAAGGGCCAGCGCTGCGGCCACCGAAGCGCCGGCGATGAGGTTGTGTCCGCAGGCATGCCCGATGCCCGGAAGCGCATCGTATTCCACGCACAGGGCCACGGTCAGGTCTCCGGAGCCCACACTGGCGCTGAACGCCGTCGCGAGGCCGGAGGTTCCGGTCTCCACCTCGAAGCCGCCGCGTTCAAGGAGCGCAACGATGGCCTTGGCCGATTCGACTTCCTCGAAGGACAACTCGGGGTGGGCGTGCAGCGAGCGTGCGAGCCCGAGAACCGGCTCGCTCCATTCGTCGATTCCAGCGGCGAGTGCCGCGTAGTCCTCGCCGGCGCGCTCGTCGTTGTTCAAAGTGTCGTTGTTCACGGGTGGCTCCTTAATAGCTCAGGGATGGGAACGTGGCTCCGGCTGCCCGGGTGGGGACCCAGATGGCCTTGGTTTGCGTGTATTCATCCAGGACGCCGGGACCGGAGGACCGGCCGTGTCCTGAATCCCCGAAGCCGCCGAAGGGGACGGCGACGTGGATGGTCTTGTAGGAATTGATCCAGAAGGTTCCGGCCTTGATGGTACGCGCGAGGTGATGCGCGCGCGAGATATCGGAGGTCCAGACCGCCCCGGCCAGTCCAAACGTGGTGTTGTTGGCACGCTCGATGGCCTCGGCCTCCGTATCGAAGGCGTCGGCGCCCACGACAGGCCCGAAAACCTCGGTGGTTTCCAGCCGATTGGCCGCAGTGACCCCGTCCAACAGCGTCGGCATGACCCAATGGCCGCCCGCGAGGTGCGCGTCGGGGTGGCCTGCGGAGGCGAATGGGACGGTTGCCTCGGTGACGCGCCGGGCGCCGTCGCCGATGCCGGCCTCGATCAGGGCGCGGACGCTCGCGTACTGCGGCGCCGTGATGATCGGCCCGATTTCGGTGTGCGGATCCAACGGGTCGCCCAGGCGCAGGGCAGCGGCGCGGGTAGCTACGCGTTCAAGGAACTCGGCATGCACCGAGCGCTGGATCAGCAGGCGGGACCCTGCAACGCAGGACTGGCCGGCGCCGGAGAAGATCGCGGAGATGGCCCCGTCGGCGGCCCGGTCCAGGTCGGCGTCGGCGAAGACGATGTTGGCGCTCTTGCCGCCGAGTTCCAGCAGCACCGGGATGCCGTGTTCGGCTGCGGCAACGGCCACCCGTCGACCGGTGGGTACCGAGCCGATGAAGGAGACTTTGCCTACCCGGCGGTCGGTGGTCAGTGCGGCACCGAGAGTGGATCCGAGCCCGGCGGCGACGTTGAAGACGCCATCGGGCAGGCCGGCGGCATGGGCGATCTGCGCCAGACGCAGCGTCGAGGCCGGGGTGAACTCGCTGGGTTTGATGATCACTGCGTTGCCGGCGGCCAGCGGAGCAGCCGAGTTCCAGCCGGCGGTGAACATCGGCGCGTTCCACGGGGTGATCGCCACGACGACCCCCCAGGGGACCCGTTCGGTGTAGGTATGCCAGTTTCCGGGCACCGGGATGGTTGCACCGGTGAGCTTGTCCGCCCAGCCGGCGTAGTAGCCGAACATTTCGGCCACCTTGGCTGCCTCGGCTCGGGCATCACGGATCGGTTTGCCGGTGGTTGCCGACTCGAGCAGCGCCAGTTCCTCGGTGTGGGCCCCGATCGCGTCGGTGACCCTGCGCAGGATGGCTGCTCGTTCGAATCCGTCCAGCGCACCCCATAGCTGGGCACCGCGGGTCGCGCTGGCCAGCAGGGCCTCGGCGCCCTCGGTCCCGGGGTCGTTGAACGAGGCGAAGACCTCTCCGGTTGCCGGGTTGCGCAGTTCGATGGCTGCTCCTGCGCCGGGCACCATGGCCCCGTCGCAGTAGGCACCGAGACCGTGCGGGAAGGCCGCGTCGAGGATGGATCGTGAGGTGGCGGCCGAGGATCGGGTGGGGAAGCTGGTGGCGGTGCTCATTGGTTCCCCTGTTCTTGGGCTGTGGCCGACGCGCCCGCCCGGGTGGCGAGGGCAGGGGCCACGGTGGTGGAGATTTCGGTGAAGTCGGCGTCGGGGCCCAGCTGCTCCAGGCCTTCCTGCCAGAGGTCGCTGGCTGCTGCCAACAGTCGCGGATGCTCGCCCCGGGAGGTTGCGATGGTGATGGCCAGCGCCGCATCGCGGGCCATCAGGCCCAGCGCGAAGCCGGAGTCGTGGGTTCCGGAGAGCACCCAGTCCGGGTACATGGTGGTGGAGACCCTGCTGGCTCCTGACGCTGCGCTGATGCCCGCGGCCGCCACCGACGGATCGATGCCGTAGGCGGTGGCGACGGCGAGTGCCTCGCCGACGCTGGCCAGATTTGCCGCGCACAGGACGTTGTTCAGCAGCTTGACCACGTTGCCGGTGCCGGGTCCGCCGATGTGCCGGTGGCTGGAGGTCAGGGCATCGAGGATTGGTGCTGCTGCTCTCAGTGCCGCATCGGTGGCACCAACAAAGGCGCTGAGCGTTCCTGATAGTGCCCCGGCCCGTCCACCGGATACCGGTGCGTCGATGAATGCCGCACCGTGCTCCTCGGCCAGCGCGCTCATGGCCGCACTGGTTTCGGGCTCGGAGGTGGTCGTGTCGATGATGGCCACGGCGCCCGGGACGCCGAGCAGGATGGGCACGCTCAGTGCGACGATGCGGGCCGAGGGCAGCGACAACACCACGTAGGGTGTCCCGGCGACGGCTTGGAGCGTGTCGACGGTGCTGATGCCCTCGGCAGCCGCCCGGGCACGAGCCTCGGGGGAGGGATCGAAGCCGGTGACCTTCCAGCCGGCGCGGGCCAGGGTGGAGGCCATGGCCCCGCCCATGGAGCCCAGTCCGATGACTGCTGCGTTCAGGTGCATGTTCATACTCCTTTTTTGGTCAACAAGGTGGTGGAGCGCGAAAGCCAATCCCGCTCAATCGAGGTAGATCTCGAGGTCTTTCCAGAGCTGCTGGGTCCTGCGGATCGCTTCCCGGCTACGTCGAGGGTGGGCCGATTCCATCCCGGCAAGCAGCCCGTAGACGACGGAGGTAGCTGCCGTCACCGACTGGAAGAAGGAGATTCCCTCGGAAGGGACGATCAACAACTGGTCGGCGATGTTCGCCAGCCGGCCACGGCGCATGTCGGAAATGGCAATCACCTTGGCCCCGGCCGCATGTGCCGCCTCGGCCGTGACGATGATCTGGGCGATGGAGCGCCACATGTTCACCACCACCAGCACGTCCCCGGGGCCCAGCATGTTGCTTGCCGTGGCGAGATGGACTCCGGCGCGGCTTTCCAGCGCTATGGGGTATCCCATGGTGGAGCCGAGGTGGGCCATCACCGAGGCGGGCCCGGCGAAGGAGCCCAGCCCGACCACCAGGATCGAATCGGCCGCCGCGAGCGCGGCGATGGCCGCCTCGGCCTCCGCGCCGGTGTTGCTCTCCAAGGTGAGCCGCAGATTGGCCAGGTCATGGTTCAGCGCGTCATGCAAAGGGCTGTGATAGGGCCCGTGTTCGGCCAGGGTGTCTTCGGTGGAGAGCCTGACCAGATAGCGTGAACGTAATTCCCGCTGCAGGTCCGGCCAGCCCCGGTAGCCCAGGGCCTGGGCCGTGCGCACCACGGTGGAGACGTTGACATCGGCCCGCTGGGCAATGACCGAGAGTTCGGCATAGGAGGCGAGCTGCGGGTTGCGGATCAGCACATTGGCCACCCGCTGCTGCGATTTGGGCAGGGGAACATCGGCCAGGGCGTCGCCCAGCCACGTGGCATCGACGGATGCCGCCTCATCAAGTACGTCGACCATGCCCGTCCCGTCTCCATCTGCCGGTCCGATGTGTGCGGGACCACTCTGCAATCGCAATTGCAAATACTGTACTTTGCAATTCAAGTTGCGAGAAGCGGTGCTGGTGGGGACGCGTAATAATCCGATCCTGCCGGCATCCCGGGGTCCCGCTGCCGGGTGGAACCGCAGAATCGGTCATAATGCATTTCATGGGTAAATCCTTCACTCTGGTCCAATTGCGCTACTTCGGTGCCGTGGCGAAGCTGGAAAACATGACCGCGGCGGCCGCCGAGCTGAACGTCACCCAGTCCACGCTCTCCTCCGCGATGGCCCAGCTGGAGCGCGAGCTTGGTGCCGCGCTCTTCACCCGGCTCTCCAGCAAGGGGCTGCGGCTGACTCCCGCGGGACGGCGCCTGCTGCTGGGCTCGCAGGCCTTCCTCGAGGAAGCCGACCTGCTCTACCAGGCCGTGCGCGACGAGAGCGAGGCGCTCGCCGGGGAGCTGGTGGTGGGCATCTATTCCCCGCTGGCGCCCTTCAAGGCACCAGTGATCCTGCAGGCCTTCGAGGCGGCGCACCCGAACGTCAAGGTCAGCTTCCACGAAGGGGACCAGGAGTCGCTGCGCCAGGCGCTGCTCGACGGGGTCTGCGAAGTGGCGCTCATGTACGACCTGGGTGTCGGTCGGGAGTTCGAGCGCCGCATGCTGGAGCGGATCCCTCCCCATGTGCTGGTCTCGGCGGAGCATCCGCGGGCAGCTCGGCGCGAGGAGCCGGTCAGCCTGAGGGAGTTCGCCCAGGAGCCGTTCATCCTGCTGGATTTGAAGCACACCAGGGAGTACTACCTGGACATGTTCAAGCAACTTGGAATCCGGCCGGAAACCCGGCATGTGGTTTCCGGCTACGAGACGGTGCGTTCCTATGTGGCCCGCGGGCATGGGTACTCGTTGCTCAATCAGCGGATCAGCATGAAAACCACCTATGCCGGCGGCGAGGTGGTGGCGCTGGGCATCATCGAGGAACTGCCGCCGATCGAAGTCTCGCTGGTGCGGCCGGTCGGGGCCAAGCCCACCCGAAAATCGAGGGCGTTCGAGCGGATATGCATTGAGCTCTATGGGAAGGCCTCGGGCTAACGCCGGTCCGGCACCGGCAAATGCCAATCGTCTTCATCGATGGGGCTTAGCGAAAATATCCGTTAGACCAATGTGACTGCAGTCACGATGATGGAGGGTGAGGAAACAGCCGATGCAGGCCGGAGCGATGCTTCGGGACCAGCGGA
This genomic interval carries:
- a CDS encoding NAD(P)-dependent oxidoreductase, translated to MHLNAAVIGLGSMGGAMASTLARAGWKVTGFDPSPEARARAAAEGISTVDTLQAVAGTPYVVLSLPSARIVALSVPILLGVPGAVAIIDTTTSEPETSAAMSALAEEHGAAFIDAPVSGGRAGALSGTLSAFVGATDAALRAAAPILDALTSSHRHIGGPGTGNVVKLLNNVLCAANLASVGEALAVATAYGIDPSVAAAGISAASGASRVSTTMYPDWVLSGTHDSGFALGLMARDAALAITIATSRGEHPRLLAAASDLWQEGLEQLGPDADFTEISTTVAPALATRAGASATAQEQGNQ
- a CDS encoding ABC transporter substrate-binding protein, producing MHSIKRPMAVFSVVLATAFALTACTNASSQNGAAEQNPSGTAVQEVAVNEAARALLPADIRDKGILTIASDPSYAPFEYFDTDGKTMIGFDVDLTDHLAASLGLKPEHQAATFDTILPGLSSGKFDVGMSSFGIRPERMKIVDFVPYLQGGTALGVAKGNPLDLHLEDNSMCGHTIAAQNGSIQALIQGPEFSKACTDAGKKPIDFKTFPSQSDANLALTSGRVEAMLSTGTTMAYQGQQAGGKFEVASGPDYQPAGVGMAVKKGSQLTEALRLAMRDLIEDPAYAKLYADWKIPTNNMITTADFDRYLK
- a CDS encoding DUF3100 domain-containing protein codes for the protein MSAQSTKTSPSSFKPALPIAALALVIAVAVQLVGSLKLDIGIGMIVIFPMVWGLILGLIVSIQKFKPLGIDLQKVASALVGVAVMLLVARLAFNIGPSLPVLVKAGPALLLQEVGHLLGTVALALPLAVLLRMGKATVGATFSLDREPSFAMVSEKYGPDSDQYRGVLAMYVFGTLFGAVFITLLTSLVANWRIFDPLALAMGAGVGSGSMMAASAASIIDAYPGQEEAILGIAAVSNLITTILGVYVGIYIALPLADKFYKVLTRRQTAREVESARVAASTSSAAEIAAAETEAARLAEENKAFREKVVESSAPVHLPLWVSLSVLSVLGLATAFVAAKGFKWEVVGGYALLMALVLLGLFLGKVTRKISAIIWITTIGAYVSSPWFFAGKSLTALVSSVDFLSIATVMLTLAGLSLGKDIPLLRKIGWKIIPVGLVAITASFLLAVVIAEFALGFWG
- a CDS encoding aldehyde dehydrogenase family protein, yielding MSTATSFPTRSSAATSRSILDAAFPHGLGAYCDGAMVPGAGAAIELRNPATGEVFASFNDPGTEGAEALLASATRGAQLWGALDGFERAAILRRVTDAIGAHTEELALLESATTGKPIRDARAEAAKVAEMFGYYAGWADKLTGATIPVPGNWHTYTERVPWGVVVAITPWNAPMFTAGWNSAAPLAAGNAVIIKPSEFTPASTLRLAQIAHAAGLPDGVFNVAAGLGSTLGAALTTDRRVGKVSFIGSVPTGRRVAVAAAEHGIPVLLELGGKSANIVFADADLDRAADGAISAIFSGAGQSCVAGSRLLIQRSVHAEFLERVATRAAALRLGDPLDPHTEIGPIITAPQYASVRALIEAGIGDGARRVTEATVPFASAGHPDAHLAGGHWVMPTLLDGVTAANRLETTEVFGPVVGADAFDTEAEAIERANNTTFGLAGAVWTSDISRAHHLARTIKAGTFWINSYKTIHVAVPFGGFGDSGHGRSSGPGVLDEYTQTKAIWVPTRAAGATFPSLSY
- a CDS encoding GntR family transcriptional regulator, with product MNEIMVEPLATRVHRILSDDIVTGRIAPGTPLIQKQLAARFDVSRTPIRDVLTQLTADGLAQLISGKGCFVSDVSRDAVTDVYTVRAALEEPAFRMVFGKHTALQLHQLRILATETLQVSPENGEEFYEASLQFHQLLMAPCPNEYLLEVLSGVWAHPIQRRITLTHRPSPDHIRHVADDHSAIVSALEHGDLESGLLALAHCNTPSSHRRSAPDA
- a CDS encoding MurR/RpiR family transcriptional regulator; this translates as MVDVLDEAASVDATWLGDALADVPLPKSQQRVANVLIRNPQLASYAELSVIAQRADVNVSTVVRTAQALGYRGWPDLQRELRSRYLVRLSTEDTLAEHGPYHSPLHDALNHDLANLRLTLESNTGAEAEAAIAALAAADSILVVGLGSFAGPASVMAHLGSTMGYPIALESRAGVHLATASNMLGPGDVLVVVNMWRSIAQIIVTAEAAHAAGAKVIAISDMRRGRLANIADQLLIVPSEGISFFQSVTAATSVVYGLLAGMESAHPRRSREAIRRTQQLWKDLEIYLD
- a CDS encoding amidohydrolase; this encodes MNNDTLNNDERAGEDYAALAAGIDEWSEPVLGLARSLHAHPELSFEEVESAKAIVALLERGGFEVETGTSGLATAFSASVGSGDLTVALCVEYDALPGIGHACGHNLIAGASVAAALALAPHVDRLGITLKAIGTPAEEHGGGKAIMLEAGAFDGVGLAIMVHPVQDGITYNPTGTTAQAVGRYRATFTGKAAHAAAAPHQGINAADAATLSQVAIGLLRQQIPDDHRVASYIAEAGQVTNIIAEKAVVEFECRAFTLPEYESLLVRVKRCFEGSALSTGTSLEFESTEPLYEPLLQDDSLASYWTAAMDSFGRDTSPAAKMGGGSTDMGNISQVIPSLHPWLSIPGANVPIHSHDFAALADTPDAYKVMLEAGTALARTIRDAATSPAERARFMAAAYRRG
- a CDS encoding LysR family transcriptional regulator, with the translated sequence MGKSFTLVQLRYFGAVAKLENMTAAAAELNVTQSTLSSAMAQLERELGAALFTRLSSKGLRLTPAGRRLLLGSQAFLEEADLLYQAVRDESEALAGELVVGIYSPLAPFKAPVILQAFEAAHPNVKVSFHEGDQESLRQALLDGVCEVALMYDLGVGREFERRMLERIPPHVLVSAEHPRAARREEPVSLREFAQEPFILLDLKHTREYYLDMFKQLGIRPETRHVVSGYETVRSYVARGHGYSLLNQRISMKTTYAGGEVVALGIIEELPPIEVSLVRPVGAKPTRKSRAFERICIELYGKASG